Proteins found in one Arthrobacter sp. U41 genomic segment:
- a CDS encoding dicarboxylate/amino acid:cation symporter, with product MSTQTSTPASAGKTGLQLPKWAGSFGFQIIAALIVGLGLGLLAKYTGSTKASPNALGATLQTIGSSYVSLLQTAVVPLIFTAVVSSISNLRAVSNAARLAWHTLLWFAITALISVLIGIGLGVFLQPGANTGITQEAKYAGKSGDWWAFLIGLFPKNFLGLGASTTVTESAATTAVSFNVLQILVIAIAVGIAALKVGKAAEPFLNLNASALAVIQKLLWWIIRIAPIGTVGLIGNAVAIYGWDTIGSLGRFTFAIYVGLALVLFVVYPVLIRAHGLSVKQYFSGVWPAVQLAFVSRSSVGTLPLTQRVTERSLGVPRAYASFAVPLGSTTKMDGCAAIYPAISAIFVAQFFGIQLDFTQYLLIALVSVLGSAATAGTTGAVVMLTLTLSTLGLPLAGVGLLLAIDPILDMGRTAVNVAGQALVPTIVAKRHGILDESLYNAPRTGDPFSDDVDNTGAGTAGVDPSAAAAPGAPPEGRELAGAKA from the coding sequence GTGAGCACTCAGACAAGCACCCCCGCATCCGCCGGAAAGACCGGCCTCCAGCTGCCCAAGTGGGCCGGCTCGTTCGGCTTCCAGATCATCGCCGCCCTGATCGTGGGCCTGGGGCTCGGCCTCCTGGCCAAGTACACGGGCAGCACCAAGGCGAGCCCCAACGCCCTCGGCGCCACGCTGCAGACGATCGGCTCGAGTTACGTGTCGCTGCTGCAGACCGCCGTCGTGCCCCTGATTTTCACCGCCGTCGTCAGCTCCATCTCCAACCTGCGGGCCGTCTCCAACGCCGCCCGGCTGGCCTGGCACACGCTGCTCTGGTTCGCCATCACCGCGCTGATCTCCGTGCTGATCGGCATCGGCCTGGGCGTGTTCCTGCAGCCCGGCGCCAACACCGGCATCACCCAGGAGGCCAAGTACGCCGGCAAGTCCGGTGACTGGTGGGCCTTCCTCATCGGCCTGTTCCCCAAGAACTTCCTGGGCCTGGGCGCCAGCACCACCGTCACCGAGAGCGCCGCCACCACCGCGGTGAGTTTTAACGTCCTGCAGATCCTGGTGATCGCGATCGCCGTTGGCATCGCGGCGCTGAAGGTGGGCAAGGCGGCCGAGCCGTTCCTGAACCTGAACGCCTCCGCCCTCGCCGTGATCCAGAAGCTCCTCTGGTGGATCATCCGGATCGCCCCGATCGGCACCGTCGGCCTGATCGGCAACGCTGTGGCGATCTACGGCTGGGACACCATCGGCTCCCTGGGGAGGTTCACCTTTGCCATCTATGTGGGCCTTGCCCTGGTGCTGTTCGTGGTCTACCCGGTCCTGATCCGCGCCCACGGCCTGTCCGTCAAGCAGTACTTCTCCGGCGTCTGGCCGGCCGTGCAGCTGGCCTTTGTCTCCCGGTCCTCGGTGGGCACCCTGCCGCTGACCCAGCGCGTGACCGAACGCAGCCTGGGGGTCCCCCGCGCCTATGCCTCGTTCGCCGTGCCGCTGGGTTCCACCACCAAGATGGATGGCTGCGCCGCGATCTACCCGGCGATCTCGGCGATCTTCGTGGCCCAGTTCTTCGGCATCCAGCTCGACTTCACCCAGTACCTGCTGATCGCCCTCGTCTCCGTGCTTGGCTCCGCCGCGACCGCCGGCACCACCGGCGCCGTGGTGATGCTGACCCTGACGCTCTCCACGCTGGGACTGCCGCTGGCCGGCGTCGGCCTGCTGCTGGCGATCGACCCGATCCTGGACATGGGCCGCACCGCGGTCAACGTGGCAGGGCAGGCTCTGGTCCCCACCATTGTGGCCAAACGCCACGGCATCCTCGACGAGTCGCTGTACAACGCACCGCGCACCGGTGACCCGTTCAGCGACGACGTCGACAACACAGGCGCCGGCACGGCCGGCGTGGACCCCTCCGCTGCCGCTGCTCCCGGCGCACCCCCGGAAGGCCGCGAGCTGGCCGGCGCCAAGGCATAA
- a CDS encoding MMPL family transporter: MALMLYRLGKFSYRHRWLVISLWLAVMVAVGGAAAAFHGTLSNNFQIPGTETQQMADKLKQELPSSSGGSASVVFEANDAQFSQAGQEAVKAALTKLKTLPDVQGTVDPFATQAQLDKAAADLAAGQAQSAAGKARLETAAAELAAGKAQLDGAEQQMAAAGLPPAAIEAQLGQQKAALAEGQAKLDAGTKDLAAGEAKLALGARQLEASEGLRFVSEDGKAAIAQVQFKTSINGLDPEVRQEVQDIVKEVSAANVTALPSKEISEDISELFGTAEILGIAVAALVLIIMLGTLIAAGLPLLMAVVGVAVGVGATFALSGAVDMSSISPMLALMLGLAVGIDYSLFIVNRHRGQLLSGMDPEESVALATGTSGNAVLFAGLTVIIALAALVVPGLPFLAVMGLSAAATVAVAVVVALTLTPAVLSLVGRKLISKRAWAKAEQHNAAPGHETEDRAKDEYRSSHGWGGVVTSHPWLALLAGVVLLGVVALPASQLRLALPDASSEPVASQAFKAYDVTKRSFGEGMTGPIIVVGDLPEGLSEAEAQARQFDVADILRETENVSAAVPLALSEDRRTAVFQVIPNEGPASASTVQVVSELRAEKGQIKDTTGVSIGLTGQTAGNVDVSTKLGDALPPYLAIVVGLSLILLLLVFRSIWVPLLATGGFLLSLAAAFGAVVAVYQWGWLGAIFGVENPGAVLSFLPIILIGVLFGLAMDYQVFIASGMRESYMHGESAKHAVRSGFSHAAAVVTAAAIIMVSVFSGFIFSHLNMVRPLGFAMAFGVLIDAFVVRMTIVPAVMYLLGEKAWWLPRWLDRILPDVDVEGAKLRKPAAAVPGPVAEPAEATAR; the protein is encoded by the coding sequence ATGGCCCTAATGCTCTACCGCCTCGGCAAGTTCTCCTACCGCCACCGCTGGCTGGTCATCTCACTGTGGCTGGCCGTTATGGTGGCCGTCGGTGGCGCGGCTGCTGCCTTCCACGGCACCCTGTCCAACAACTTCCAGATCCCGGGCACAGAAACCCAGCAGATGGCGGACAAGCTCAAGCAGGAGCTCCCCTCGTCCTCCGGCGGCTCCGCCAGCGTGGTCTTCGAAGCCAACGACGCCCAGTTCAGCCAGGCCGGCCAGGAAGCGGTCAAGGCAGCGCTGACCAAGCTCAAGACCCTTCCTGACGTCCAGGGGACGGTGGATCCGTTCGCCACCCAGGCGCAGCTGGACAAGGCCGCCGCAGACCTGGCCGCCGGGCAGGCCCAGTCCGCTGCCGGCAAGGCCCGGCTGGAGACGGCTGCCGCCGAACTCGCCGCCGGAAAGGCCCAGCTGGACGGTGCCGAACAGCAGATGGCAGCCGCCGGCCTGCCGCCCGCTGCGATCGAGGCACAGCTCGGCCAGCAGAAGGCAGCCCTGGCCGAAGGTCAGGCAAAGCTCGACGCCGGCACGAAGGACCTGGCGGCCGGCGAGGCAAAGCTGGCCCTTGGCGCCCGCCAGCTGGAGGCCTCGGAGGGCCTCCGCTTCGTGTCCGAGGACGGCAAGGCCGCGATCGCGCAGGTCCAGTTCAAGACCTCCATCAACGGGCTCGACCCCGAGGTCCGCCAGGAAGTCCAGGACATCGTCAAGGAGGTTTCCGCCGCCAACGTGACCGCCCTGCCAAGCAAGGAAATCAGCGAGGACATCTCCGAGCTCTTTGGCACCGCCGAGATTCTCGGCATCGCGGTGGCAGCACTGGTCCTGATCATCATGCTCGGAACCCTGATCGCCGCCGGACTTCCCCTGCTGATGGCCGTCGTCGGCGTCGCCGTCGGCGTGGGCGCCACCTTCGCCCTGAGCGGCGCCGTGGACATGAGCTCCATCTCCCCGATGCTGGCGCTGATGCTCGGCCTCGCCGTGGGCATTGATTACTCGCTGTTTATCGTCAACCGGCACCGCGGCCAGCTGCTCTCCGGCATGGACCCCGAGGAGTCTGTGGCGCTGGCCACCGGCACGTCCGGCAATGCCGTGCTTTTCGCCGGCCTGACCGTCATCATCGCCCTCGCGGCCCTCGTTGTCCCGGGCCTTCCCTTCCTGGCGGTCATGGGCCTCTCCGCGGCCGCCACGGTGGCCGTCGCCGTCGTCGTCGCCCTGACCCTGACGCCGGCTGTGCTCTCCCTCGTGGGCCGGAAACTGATCTCCAAGCGGGCCTGGGCAAAGGCGGAGCAGCACAACGCCGCTCCCGGCCACGAAACCGAGGACCGCGCCAAGGACGAATACCGCAGCAGCCACGGCTGGGGCGGGGTCGTCACCAGCCACCCGTGGCTGGCCCTGCTGGCCGGGGTGGTGCTGCTGGGCGTCGTGGCGCTGCCCGCCAGCCAGCTCCGGCTCGCCCTGCCGGACGCCAGCTCCGAGCCGGTCGCCTCGCAGGCCTTCAAGGCCTACGACGTCACCAAGCGGAGCTTCGGCGAGGGCATGACCGGCCCGATCATTGTGGTCGGTGACCTCCCGGAGGGGCTGAGCGAAGCCGAGGCGCAGGCCAGACAGTTCGACGTCGCGGACATCCTGCGCGAAACCGAGAATGTCAGCGCAGCCGTGCCGCTGGCTCTGAGCGAGGACCGCCGCACCGCGGTGTTCCAGGTCATCCCGAACGAAGGCCCGGCCAGCGCCAGCACCGTCCAGGTGGTCTCCGAGCTCCGCGCCGAAAAGGGCCAGATCAAGGACACCACCGGCGTGAGCATCGGGCTCACCGGACAGACCGCCGGCAACGTCGATGTGTCCACCAAGCTCGGCGACGCGCTGCCTCCCTACCTGGCCATTGTGGTGGGCCTCTCGCTGATCCTGCTGCTGCTCGTGTTCCGCTCCATCTGGGTGCCGCTGCTGGCCACCGGCGGGTTCCTGCTCTCGCTCGCCGCCGCGTTCGGTGCCGTCGTCGCGGTCTACCAGTGGGGCTGGCTGGGGGCCATCTTCGGCGTCGAGAACCCGGGCGCCGTGCTGAGCTTCCTGCCGATCATCCTGATCGGGGTACTGTTCGGCCTGGCCATGGACTACCAGGTGTTCATCGCCTCCGGAATGCGCGAGTCCTACATGCACGGCGAATCGGCCAAGCACGCGGTCCGCTCCGGCTTCAGCCACGCCGCCGCGGTGGTCACCGCGGCCGCGATCATCATGGTCAGCGTGTTCTCGGGCTTCATCTTCTCGCACCTGAACATGGTCCGGCCGCTCGGCTTCGCGATGGCCTTCGGTGTGCTGATTGACGCGTTCGTGGTCCGTATGACGATTGTTCCGGCCGTGATGTACCTGCTGGGTGAGAAGGCCTGGTGGCTGCCGCGCTGGCTGGACCGCATCCTGCCGGACGTGGACGTTGAAGGCGCCAAGCTGCGCAAGCCTGCGGCCGCCGTCCCGGGCCCCGTGGCGGAACCCGCCGAGGCTACCGCCCGGTAG
- a CDS encoding SDR family oxidoreductase, producing the protein MTSSNDASGTAAGPYQAAGSLQGRTILISGGSRGIGLAIATRAARDGANIVLMAKTGQPHAKLEGTVYSAAEQIEAAGGQALPLVGDVRNDTDVAGAVAAAVERFGGIDIVINNASAIDLSRTDSIDMKRYDLMQDINVRGTFLLSKLALPALRESDAGQILTLSPPLNLDPKWAGMHLAYTMAKYGMSLTTLGLAEELKVDGINVNSLWPCTLINTAAIRNMPGGEKIIQGARGPEIMADAAHAVLTSSNAIPESGSWSGNFYTDEQVLAAAGVTDFTPYSLGAPEDRLIPDIFL; encoded by the coding sequence ATGACTTCGAGCAATGATGCTTCGGGCACCGCTGCAGGGCCCTATCAGGCCGCCGGTTCCCTCCAGGGCCGCACCATCCTCATCTCCGGCGGAAGCCGCGGCATTGGCCTGGCCATCGCCACCCGCGCCGCACGCGACGGCGCCAACATTGTCCTGATGGCCAAGACCGGCCAGCCGCACGCCAAGCTGGAAGGCACGGTGTACTCCGCCGCCGAGCAGATCGAGGCGGCCGGCGGGCAGGCCCTGCCGCTGGTCGGGGATGTGCGCAACGACACCGACGTCGCCGGCGCGGTGGCCGCCGCCGTCGAACGCTTCGGCGGGATCGACATCGTAATCAACAACGCCTCCGCGATCGACCTGTCCAGGACCGACAGCATCGACATGAAGCGCTATGACCTGATGCAGGACATCAACGTCCGCGGCACGTTCCTGCTCTCCAAGCTCGCCCTGCCCGCGCTGCGGGAATCCGACGCCGGCCAGATCCTGACGCTCTCCCCGCCGCTGAACCTGGACCCGAAGTGGGCCGGAATGCACCTGGCGTACACGATGGCGAAGTACGGCATGAGCCTGACCACCCTGGGCCTGGCCGAGGAACTCAAAGTCGACGGCATCAACGTCAACTCGCTGTGGCCCTGCACCCTGATCAACACGGCCGCCATCCGCAACATGCCGGGCGGCGAAAAGATCATCCAGGGCGCCCGCGGCCCCGAAATCATGGCGGACGCGGCCCACGCGGTACTGACCAGCAGCAACGCGATCCCGGAATCCGGCAGCTGGAGCGGCAACTTCTACACCGACGAGCAGGTGCTGGCCGCCGCCGGCGTCACGGACTTCACCCCGTACAGCCTGGGCGCCCCGGAAGACCGGCTGATCCCTGACATCTTCCTCTGA
- a CDS encoding biotin--[acetyl-CoA-carboxylase] ligase, whose product MEAAQEVPDRPPLDVNALSDEAFLSANGIPRLTVVESTGSTNADLIRGVTEDPRGYPDLTVLTAEYQSAARGRLDRRWEAPARSSVSVSLVLRPVNAEGRPLPTQSYSWLSLLAALALREALLETAGIPAELKWPNDVLVRGKKIAGILAQLGPMADGAVPPVVLGTGLNVTLTEADLPVPTATSVLLEHPGTVDRTELLKSYLSRFATLYRSFCNADGDPAAGMAGGPSLHKRVEHLLTTLGKQVRAQLPGDHEIIGRATRLDDYGSLLVVDSGGHEHVVTAGDVVHLRPWAPPGTESGGDRTGGAGSNPGFESGYA is encoded by the coding sequence ATGGAAGCCGCGCAGGAAGTCCCGGACCGTCCGCCCCTCGATGTGAACGCCCTCAGCGATGAGGCGTTTCTCTCCGCCAACGGCATTCCGCGGCTCACGGTGGTGGAATCCACGGGCTCCACCAACGCGGACCTGATCCGCGGTGTCACCGAGGATCCCCGGGGGTATCCGGACCTCACCGTGCTCACCGCCGAATACCAGAGCGCTGCCCGCGGCCGCCTCGACCGCCGCTGGGAAGCCCCTGCCCGCAGTTCCGTCTCCGTCTCGCTGGTGCTGCGCCCGGTCAACGCCGAGGGACGGCCGCTGCCGACCCAGAGCTATTCCTGGCTCTCGCTGCTCGCGGCCCTTGCCCTGCGCGAGGCGCTGCTGGAGACCGCAGGGATCCCGGCGGAGCTCAAATGGCCCAACGACGTCCTGGTCCGCGGCAAGAAGATCGCCGGCATCCTCGCCCAGCTGGGCCCGATGGCGGACGGCGCCGTACCGCCCGTGGTGCTCGGGACCGGACTGAACGTCACCCTCACCGAGGCTGACCTCCCGGTGCCCACCGCCACGTCCGTCCTGCTGGAACACCCGGGCACGGTGGACCGGACCGAGCTGCTGAAGAGCTACCTGTCCCGGTTCGCCACCCTTTACCGCAGCTTCTGCAACGCCGACGGCGATCCCGCCGCCGGGATGGCCGGCGGCCCCTCCCTGCACAAGCGGGTCGAGCACCTGCTGACGACGCTGGGCAAACAGGTCCGCGCCCAGCTGCCCGGCGACCACGAAATCATCGGCCGCGCCACCCGCCTGGATGACTACGGCTCACTCCTGGTGGTGGACTCCGGCGGACACGAGCACGTGGTGACGGCCGGAGACGTGGTGCACCTGCGTCCCTGGGCACCCCCCGGCACGGAAAGCGGCGGGGACCGGACCGGCGGTGCCGGCAGTAATCCGGGCTTCGAAAGCGGTTATGCGTAA
- a CDS encoding TetR/AcrR family transcriptional regulator: MPASTSPRAMMPPASDAPAEVTSRRELNKAATRLAITDAALGLLRSQGPGNFTVEDIADAAGISRRTFFNYFGSTEAAIAAVTFGFLDKALQQFRLRPAGEPFLESARAALVELADPMTVAPLAELYSLGQANPQLSRSELEAWDHCTAEIISAARERAGAGSGVELDELYLRALAGSVISCGKAAMDVWFARCGGSLTPESLSTLRQLLIDSMSMLGSGFSRPDTVQAARPAGNSTATPSPDRH; this comes from the coding sequence ATGCCCGCTTCCACTTCCCCCCGCGCCATGATGCCCCCGGCCTCCGACGCCCCGGCCGAGGTGACGTCCCGGCGAGAGCTGAACAAAGCGGCCACCCGCCTGGCCATCACCGACGCCGCCCTTGGGCTGCTCCGCTCCCAGGGGCCCGGCAACTTCACTGTCGAGGACATTGCCGACGCCGCCGGCATCTCCCGCCGCACGTTCTTCAACTACTTCGGCAGCACCGAAGCGGCCATTGCCGCCGTCACCTTCGGATTCCTGGACAAAGCGCTTCAGCAGTTCCGGCTGCGGCCGGCCGGGGAACCCTTCCTGGAATCGGCCCGGGCCGCCCTCGTCGAACTCGCGGATCCGATGACAGTGGCTCCGCTGGCCGAGCTGTACAGCCTTGGCCAGGCCAATCCGCAGCTGAGCAGGTCCGAACTGGAAGCCTGGGATCACTGCACCGCCGAAATCATTTCCGCGGCCCGCGAGCGCGCCGGCGCCGGCAGCGGCGTTGAACTCGACGAGCTGTACCTCCGAGCCCTGGCCGGCTCCGTCATCTCCTGCGGCAAGGCCGCCATGGACGTCTGGTTCGCCCGATGCGGCGGATCCCTCACCCCGGAATCCTTGTCCACCCTTCGGCAACTCCTGATCGATTCAATGAGCATGCTGGGCTCCGGGTTCTCCCGGCCCGACACCGTCCAGGCCGCCCGGCCCGCCGGTAACTCCACCGCCACCCCTTCCCCAGATCGGCACTGA
- a CDS encoding PH domain-containing protein codes for MRKELLPGEQVIVVTRPQPRTLIVPALLFVLVPALAAYATAWIVKGGPAQLTPLIRGSAKEWTPWLIGACAALAAWVLLGYCLPRVMTWNATRYTLTNRRLVARYGMWRRRDQQVSLATVRNVVIHQSLLQRVLRSGNISLETGHPTGIMVPDVPEVVTFRNFILDAINDLPHDGDAGSEEMMHNPDAAWPWETREGGRDER; via the coding sequence ATGCGTAAAGAGCTCCTCCCGGGCGAGCAAGTGATTGTGGTGACCCGGCCGCAGCCCCGGACCCTGATCGTCCCGGCGCTGTTATTCGTCCTGGTTCCCGCGCTGGCCGCCTACGCCACCGCCTGGATCGTGAAGGGCGGGCCGGCCCAGCTCACGCCGCTGATCAGAGGCTCGGCCAAGGAATGGACGCCCTGGCTGATCGGGGCGTGCGCGGCACTGGCAGCCTGGGTGCTGCTGGGCTATTGCCTGCCGCGGGTTATGACGTGGAACGCCACGAGGTACACCCTGACGAACCGGCGCCTGGTCGCCCGTTACGGCATGTGGCGGCGGCGTGATCAGCAGGTTTCGTTGGCCACCGTCCGTAATGTGGTCATCCATCAGTCGTTGCTCCAACGCGTATTGCGCTCCGGGAATATATCCTTGGAAACCGGGCACCCCACCGGCATCATGGTGCCCGACGTCCCGGAGGTCGTGACGTTCCGTAACTTCATCCTCGACGCCATCAACGATCTCCCGCACGACGGGGATGCCGGTTCCGAGGAAATGATGCACAACCCCGATGCGGCGTGGCCGTGGGAGACGAGAGAAGGTGGAAGAGATGAGCGCTGA
- a CDS encoding acyl-CoA carboxylase subunit beta encodes MSHDLTTTAGKIADFRDRQARAEQPSGPEAIEKQHARGKNTARERIDLLLDAGSFVEFDALAVHRSTAFGMEKKKPLGDGLVSGYGTVDGRPVAVYSQDFSVYGGSLSQVNGEKIVKVQEFALRNGCPVVGILDGGGARIQEGVASLAMFADIFRNNVHASGVVPQISLIMGPSAGGAAYSPALTDYVVMVDKTSHMFITGPDVIKTVTGEDVDMETLGGARQHNANTGTSTYLASDEADAIEFVRELLDFLPSNNLAEAPVLEHTQELEIDAEDLALDALIPDSANQPYDMRKVIGQIVDDGHFLEMQSLYAPNVMIGYGRVEGHTVGIVANQPMQFAGTLDIAASEKAARFVRHCDAFNIPIITLVDVPGFLPGKDQEFQGIIRRGAKLLYAYAEATVPKLTVITRKAYGGAYIVMGSKKLGADLNLAWPTAQIGVMGAQGAVNILYRRELAAVAEAGGDVEAKRAEVIRQYEEELLNPYQAAQLGYVDAVIAPSETRVQIIKGLRALRDKRASLPAKKHGNIPL; translated from the coding sequence ATGAGCCACGATCTGACCACGACCGCGGGAAAGATTGCCGACTTCCGCGACCGCCAGGCCCGTGCTGAGCAGCCATCCGGCCCCGAAGCGATCGAGAAGCAGCACGCACGCGGCAAGAACACGGCCCGCGAGCGCATCGACCTGCTGCTGGACGCCGGCTCCTTCGTTGAATTCGACGCGCTCGCCGTGCACCGCTCCACCGCCTTCGGCATGGAGAAGAAGAAGCCGCTCGGCGACGGCCTGGTCTCCGGCTACGGCACCGTGGACGGCCGGCCCGTGGCCGTGTACAGCCAGGACTTCTCCGTCTACGGCGGCTCGCTGAGCCAGGTCAACGGCGAGAAAATCGTCAAGGTCCAGGAATTCGCACTGCGCAACGGCTGTCCCGTGGTCGGCATCCTCGACGGCGGCGGCGCCCGCATCCAGGAAGGCGTCGCGTCGCTGGCGATGTTCGCGGACATCTTCCGCAACAACGTGCATGCCTCCGGGGTGGTCCCGCAGATCTCCCTCATCATGGGCCCTTCCGCCGGCGGCGCGGCCTACTCCCCCGCCCTGACGGACTACGTGGTCATGGTCGACAAGACCTCTCACATGTTCATCACCGGCCCCGACGTGATCAAGACCGTCACCGGTGAAGACGTGGACATGGAGACCCTTGGCGGCGCCCGCCAGCACAACGCCAACACCGGAACCTCCACCTACCTCGCCTCGGACGAGGCCGACGCCATCGAGTTCGTCCGCGAACTCCTGGACTTCCTGCCCTCGAACAACCTCGCCGAGGCCCCCGTGCTGGAGCACACCCAGGAGCTGGAGATCGACGCCGAAGACCTCGCCCTGGACGCGCTGATCCCGGACTCGGCCAACCAGCCGTACGACATGCGCAAGGTTATCGGGCAGATCGTGGACGACGGGCACTTCCTGGAAATGCAGTCCCTCTACGCGCCGAACGTCATGATCGGCTACGGCCGGGTCGAGGGCCACACCGTCGGCATCGTGGCCAACCAGCCGATGCAGTTCGCCGGCACCCTGGACATCGCCGCCTCGGAGAAGGCCGCCCGCTTTGTCCGGCACTGCGACGCCTTCAACATCCCGATCATCACCCTGGTGGACGTGCCGGGCTTCCTGCCGGGCAAGGACCAGGAGTTCCAGGGCATCATCCGCCGCGGCGCGAAGCTGCTCTACGCCTACGCCGAGGCCACCGTACCGAAGCTGACCGTGATCACCCGCAAGGCCTACGGCGGAGCGTACATCGTGATGGGCTCCAAGAAGCTCGGCGCGGACCTCAACCTGGCCTGGCCCACCGCGCAGATCGGCGTGATGGGCGCGCAGGGCGCCGTCAACATCCTGTACCGCCGCGAACTCGCCGCGGTCGCGGAGGCCGGCGGCGACGTCGAGGCCAAGCGCGCCGAGGTCATCCGGCAGTACGAGGAAGAGCTGCTCAACCCCTACCAGGCCGCCCAGCTCGGCTATGTGGACGCGGTCATTGCCCCGTCCGAGACCAGGGTGCAGATCATCAAGGGACTGCGTGCCCTGCGGGACAAGCGCGCCAGCCTGCCCGCCAAGAAGCACGGGAACATCCCGCTGTGA
- a CDS encoding acyl-CoA carboxylase subunit epsilon, which produces MPPAVQPLLAVVKGEPTPEELAALTAVVLSLGSGEPASADKPSARHWIRRQQLQLAPKPGPGSWKRSRG; this is translated from the coding sequence ATGCCGCCGGCCGTGCAGCCCCTGCTCGCCGTCGTCAAGGGCGAGCCGACGCCGGAGGAGCTCGCGGCGCTGACCGCCGTTGTGCTGTCCCTGGGCAGCGGGGAACCTGCCTCAGCGGACAAGCCGAGCGCCCGGCACTGGATCCGCCGGCAGCAGCTGCAGCTGGCCCCGAAGCCGGGCCCCGGCTCGTGGAAGCGCAGCCGCGGCTAA
- a CDS encoding DUF885 domain-containing protein, whose product MTIETTDKTASGRPQTAIDAVADAFTDTLIRLNPSFATELGLPGHETEYQDFSPAGHEEFAVAAREALAALDGLEPADDVDAVTLDAMRERLGLQLELHASGWDLAELNNIASPAQEIRAIFDLMPMDTAGQWDHIAGRAHNVPAALDGYILSLRAAREDGKVAAARQVKIVIEQTTKHAAEDGFFAKLAATAKTAEGELPEDVQSRLDAGAAAARVAYSRLAGFLESELLPVAPAKDAVGRERYSLASRAFLGATVDLEETYAWGVQELDRLIAEQERVAGEIRQGATIEEAKEALNNDPARQLKGTDALRAWMQELSDKAVADLAGVHFDIPDVMKTLECRIAPTEEGGIYYTGPSDDFSRPGRMWWSVPPGEDSFTTWAETTTVYHEGVPGHHLQVATATYRRELLNKWRRNVSWTSGHGEGWALYAEKLMQELGYLKDPGDHMGMLDMQRMRAARVVFDIGVHLELAVPERWGSGTWTPDKGYEFLKQNLAISEGQLSFEFTRYLGWPGQAPSYKVGQRLWEQIRAELESRPGFDLKAFHTKALNIGSVGLDTLKRALLE is encoded by the coding sequence GTGACTATCGAAACCACTGACAAGACTGCCTCCGGACGCCCGCAGACCGCCATCGATGCCGTCGCCGATGCCTTCACGGACACCCTGATCCGGCTCAACCCGAGCTTCGCCACGGAACTCGGGCTCCCCGGGCACGAAACCGAATACCAGGACTTCTCCCCGGCCGGGCACGAGGAATTCGCCGTAGCCGCGCGGGAGGCGCTCGCCGCGCTGGACGGCCTGGAGCCTGCGGACGACGTCGACGCCGTCACCCTGGATGCCATGCGCGAGCGCCTGGGCCTTCAGCTGGAACTCCACGCGTCCGGCTGGGACCTGGCCGAGCTGAACAACATCGCCTCCCCCGCGCAGGAGATCCGCGCGATCTTCGACCTGATGCCGATGGACACCGCAGGGCAGTGGGACCACATCGCGGGCCGGGCGCACAATGTCCCCGCCGCCCTGGACGGTTACATCCTGTCGCTGCGCGCCGCCAGGGAGGACGGCAAGGTTGCCGCCGCGCGCCAGGTGAAAATCGTGATCGAACAGACCACCAAACACGCCGCGGAGGACGGCTTCTTCGCGAAGCTGGCCGCCACCGCCAAAACCGCGGAGGGCGAGCTGCCCGAGGACGTGCAGTCCAGGCTCGACGCCGGTGCTGCCGCCGCGCGGGTGGCCTATTCCCGGCTGGCAGGCTTCCTGGAGTCCGAGCTGCTTCCGGTCGCCCCGGCGAAGGACGCCGTTGGCCGTGAGCGCTACTCGCTGGCGTCCCGCGCCTTCCTCGGCGCCACGGTGGACCTCGAGGAAACCTACGCCTGGGGTGTGCAGGAACTCGACCGGCTGATCGCCGAACAGGAGCGGGTGGCCGGGGAGATCCGCCAGGGTGCCACGATCGAGGAAGCCAAGGAGGCCCTGAACAACGACCCCGCCCGGCAGCTCAAGGGCACCGACGCCCTCCGGGCCTGGATGCAGGAGCTCTCCGACAAGGCCGTGGCCGACCTCGCGGGCGTGCACTTCGACATCCCGGACGTGATGAAGACCCTTGAGTGCAGGATTGCCCCGACCGAGGAAGGCGGCATCTACTACACCGGTCCCTCGGACGACTTCAGCCGCCCGGGCCGCATGTGGTGGTCCGTGCCGCCGGGCGAGGACAGCTTCACCACCTGGGCCGAGACCACCACGGTCTACCACGAGGGCGTCCCGGGCCACCACCTTCAGGTGGCCACGGCCACCTACCGCCGCGAGCTGCTCAACAAGTGGCGCCGGAACGTCAGCTGGACCTCCGGGCACGGTGAAGGCTGGGCCCTGTACGCGGAGAAGCTGATGCAGGAACTGGGCTACCTCAAGGACCCGGGCGACCACATGGGCATGCTGGACATGCAGCGCATGCGGGCCGCCCGTGTGGTGTTCGACATCGGTGTCCACCTGGAGCTGGCGGTGCCCGAGCGTTGGGGGTCGGGCACCTGGACTCCGGATAAGGGTTATGAGTTCCTCAAACAGAACCTCGCCATCAGCGAGGGCCAGCTCAGCTTCGAATTCACCCGCTATCTCGGCTGGCCGGGCCAGGCGCCCTCGTACAAGGTGGGCCAGCGGCTCTGGGAGCAGATCCGTGCCGAGCTCGAATCCCGCCCCGGTTTCGACCTCAAGGCCTTCCACACCAAGGCGCTGAACATCGGCTCCGTCGGCCTCGACACCCTCAAGCGCGCGCTGCTGGAGTAG